A stretch of Nonomuraea africana DNA encodes these proteins:
- a CDS encoding HNH endonuclease → MSANSSRGGNWPRIRKLCFLTYGTVCHICNEQIDMSLSATNPRSPLAPSVDHLVPKANGGTDTLSNLRPAHVRCNSMRVNQLNTPPTDTSRNWYPNRIPATDDSEDW, encoded by the coding sequence GTGAGTGCCAATAGCTCTAGAGGTGGCAACTGGCCACGCATACGAAAGCTTTGCTTCCTTACGTATGGAACTGTCTGCCATATCTGCAATGAACAGATCGACATGTCGCTTAGTGCAACTAACCCTAGATCTCCGCTAGCTCCAAGCGTAGACCACTTAGTACCTAAGGCAAATGGTGGCACTGACACGCTGAGCAATCTTCGCCCTGCACATGTGAGATGCAACTCCATGCGTGTCAACCAATTGAATACGCCCCCAACCGATACCTCTCGCAACTGGTACCCGAATCGGATACCAGCTACAGACGACTCTGAGGACTGGTAA